In one Dehalogenimonas formicexedens genomic region, the following are encoded:
- a CDS encoding MerR family transcriptional regulator yields MPVEINGQKYYRTEEVCAQTGISRTTLFRWLRQPVLSRAYKDNRGWRLFTENDLKTIHAHASRIEVREIMIEDRSK; encoded by the coding sequence ATGCCGGTTGAGATCAACGGTCAAAAATATTATCGAACGGAAGAAGTCTGCGCCCAAACCGGAATCAGCCGAACGACTCTTTTCAGATGGCTTCGGCAGCCGGTTCTATCACGTGCGTACAAGGATAATCGGGGCTGGAGGCTTTTCACCGAGAACGATCTGAAAACTATCCATGCTCATGCATCCAGGATCGAAGTTCGAGAAATTATGATAGAGGACAGGTCAAAGTGA